Proteins encoded within one genomic window of Mya arenaria isolate MELC-2E11 chromosome 13, ASM2691426v1:
- the LOC128212840 gene encoding uncharacterized protein LOC128212840 encodes MTAMYLFTIVSLCVWTYANGGVAMDRIQPIRPIGPIRPVKPFTMPPPPSSQAPLDLAFIMDTTGSMSSYIRTARDNIRRVVNEIVQGSRTDIRFALIEYRDHPKEESTFVIRKNDFTSSVSTMKTWLSNARARGGGDTPEAVAEALHSGTTLSWRRRAVKIAVLVSDAPPHGLDPSIDNSYPQGSPNGHDPIDMAHKLLRKGVKLYTVGCEPAISPYKDFFMALAYIASGQYIPLNRPEVLIDAIIGGAKEELSLQQFSADVQREIQKKQASGGTVDRAVIAKTVFDRLKSQNTKTTHLLRNNKPLGGPTSGAKAIAATISLAEARKVFVKGSASVSSVGSALSKTRKMGSRLKSTSVKKAMGSSGSGGKEAFTAVKAAVSFDQIKRLVNSEAAKAGV; translated from the coding sequence ATGACAGCCATGTATTTGTTTACTATCGTTTCACTGTGTGTTTGGACTTACGCAAATGGCGGCGTTGCTATGGATCGGATCCAACCTATTCGCCCAATTGGTCCAATAAGACCAGTAAAGCCGTTTACGATGCCACCGCCGCCGAGTTCCCAGGCGCCACTTGATCTGGCATTCATCATGGACACAACCGGAAGTATGTCATCTTACATACGTACCGCAAGGGACAACATTCGGAGAGTTGTGAACGAAATTGTGCAGGGCTCCAGGACCGACATCCGTTTTGCTCTGATCGAATACAGGGACCACCCGAAAGAAGAGAGCACGTTTGTCATCAGAAAAAACGATTTCACTTCGTCTGTTTCCACAATGAAAACTTGGCTTAGCAATGCTCGGGCCAGGGGAGGCGGTGATACACCGGAAGCAGTTGCCGAAGCCCTTCATTCTGGAACTACACTGTCCTGGCGACGAAGGGCTGTGAAAATCGCAGTGCTCGTGTCTGACGCTCCGCCTCATGGTTTGGATCCCTCTATTGACAACTCTTACCCCCAGGGATCTCCCAACGGTCATGACCCTATCGACATGGCTCATAAGCTTTTGCGAAAAGGCGTCAAACTTTATACCGTTGGTTGCGAGCCTGCAATTTCTCCTTATAAAGACTTTTTCATGGCACTAGCTTACATTGCTAGTGGTCAGTACATTCCCTTGAACCGACCAGAAGTGTTAATCGACGCAATCATTGGAGGCGCTAAAGAAGAACTCTCACTGCAACAGTTTTCTGCCGACGTTCAGCGTGAAATCCAAAAGAAACAGGCATCCGGTGGAACAGTGGACAGGGCAGTAATTGCAAAAACGGTGTTTGATCGATTAAAAAGTCAGAATACGAAAACGACACATCTTTTGCGCAACAATAAACCTCTTGGGGGACCGACAAGCGGGGCCAAAGCAATAGCGGCGACAATCAGCTTGGCAGAAGCCAGGAAAGTATTTGTAAAAGGTAGTGCATCGGTTTCTTCTGTAGGGTCCGCTTTGAGCAAAACGAGAAAAATGGGTAGTAGACTTAAATCCACGAGCGTGAAAAAGGCAATGGGTTCTTCCGGTTCCGGTGGAAAAGAGGCGTTTACAGCTGTGAAGGCTGCAGTTAGTTTCGACCAAATCAAACGGCTAGTGAACTCGGAGGCAGCAAAAGCTGGTGTATAA